One part of the Amphiura filiformis chromosome 5, Afil_fr2py, whole genome shotgun sequence genome encodes these proteins:
- the LOC140152416 gene encoding adenosine receptor A2b-like, whose amino-acid sequence MERYIAISWPLRHAQFVTRSRARGMIGIIWLINIGSLVGIGCASNWHIEFIPDHQLCDFASNDVGIRIFSYCSFLLFEAIPLLATFILYTRLMVIARQQANRIASLEPSRASTSNEVTITRRHQKRLEMKAATTFLYVTLALVVAWIPFHIVELMQAEGKTVPLGVVFFTEFLLVSNSWWNVVIYYFRNRAFRKAFRIVWGKHLPCIERVEDPHRTDVMMMSTTVQTNK is encoded by the coding sequence ATGGAGAGATACATAGCCATTTCATGGCCTTTACGACACGCACAGTTTGTTACACGGTCTCGAGCCCGTGGTATGATTGGCATCATATGGTTAATCAACATCGGTTCTCTTGTTGGTATTGGTTGTGCATCAAATTGGCACATAGAATTTATACCAGATCATCAACTCTGCGATTTTGCCTCTAATGATGTAGGAATTCGTATATTTTCTTACTGCAGTTTCCTTTTGTTTGAGGCTATACCATTGCTTGCCACATTTATTCTTTACACGCGACTAATGGTGATTGCCCGACAGCAGGCTAATCGTATAGCTTCTCTGGAACCATCACGGGCTTCAACTAGCAACGAAGTCACTATTACCCGTAGACATCAAAAACGCCTTGAAATGAAAGCTGCTACAACCTTCTTGTATGTAACTCTTGCACTTGTCGTTGCGTGGATTCCCTTCCACATCGTGGAACTCATGCAGGCTGAGGGAAAGACTGTTCCACTTGGTGTCGTATTTTTCACAGAGTTTCTCCTTGTATCGAACTCTTGGTGGAATGTCGTTATTTATTACTTTAGAAACAGAGCATTTAGGAAAGCTTTTAGAATTGTTTGGGGAAAACATCTGCCTTGCATTGAACGTGTAGAAGACCCACACAGGACAGATGTCATGATGATGTCAACAACTGTGCAAACAAACAAGTAG